The Dethiosulfovibrio peptidovorans genome includes a region encoding these proteins:
- a CDS encoding haloacid dehalogenase: MAAFFVCTYDGRSSILGRPFVFYAGTGKKDVMGMIRVILFDFDMTLVDSSQGITNCMNGVAERMGLPAVSREQVMGIVGIPLSKGMHALWGDYDEHWLNEYRKIFREIEYAGIVPFPKTLPTMDRLRSLGVCLGIATNRKEAEPVVRAVGLFDRFDFVTGLGEIYRPKPEADMVLGAMNALGASADSTLYVGDTDVDIQTAMAAGVRGIGVTTGRFDDKALSAVGAWEVLDGLEELVPIVEREGLS; this comes from the coding sequence CTACGACGGCCGATCCAGTATACTGGGTCGGCCGTTTGTGTTCTATGCAGGTACAGGTAAAAAGGATGTGATGGGCATGATTCGAGTTATCTTGTTTGATTTTGATATGACATTAGTAGATAGTAGTCAGGGAATCACCAACTGCATGAACGGGGTTGCCGAACGAATGGGGCTTCCTGCGGTCTCAAGAGAACAGGTCATGGGCATCGTGGGTATCCCCCTTTCAAAGGGGATGCATGCCTTGTGGGGCGACTACGATGAGCATTGGCTTAACGAGTATAGAAAAATCTTTCGGGAAATCGAATATGCTGGCATCGTCCCCTTTCCCAAGACACTCCCGACGATGGATCGGCTTCGATCTTTAGGAGTTTGCCTCGGTATTGCGACCAATCGGAAGGAAGCTGAGCCAGTCGTTCGTGCTGTGGGCCTTTTTGATCGCTTCGATTTCGTTACGGGATTGGGCGAGATATACCGCCCCAAGCCCGAGGCGGATATGGTACTGGGTGCGATGAATGCTCTTGGAGCGTCAGCTGACTCGACGTTGTACGTGGGAGATACCGATGTCGATATACAGACGGCCATGGCCGCTGGTGTCCGAGGCATTGGGGTAACGACAGGGCGTTTCGACGACAAAGCATTATCAGCTGTCGGTGCGTGGGAGGTCTTGGATGGCCTTGAGGAATTGGTGCCTATCGTGGAGAGGGAGGGGTTGTCGTGA